The following DNA comes from Acidobacteriota bacterium.
CCCCCGGGCCGCCGCCAGCTCCGCCACCAGCAAGGCGCCGCCGGCGGCACCCCGCAGGGTGTTGTGGGAGAGGGTGACGAATTTGTAGTCCAGGAGCGGGCAAGGCCGCAGGCGGCCCACGGAAGCCGCCATGCCGCGGTCTAGGTCCCGATGCAGCCGCGGCTGGGGAGCGTCGTCCTCCGGCAGGTAGTGCACCGGCTGCTCCGGCGCGCTGGGTAGGCGGCGGTCCTGGGGCTCGCCGCGGAAGCTCTCCCAGGCTTCCCGGACTTCGTCCTCCGAGGCCTCGTCCCGCAGCTTGACGGAAACGCAGAGGGTGTGGCCGTCCACCACCGCCACCCGGTTGGCGTGGGCGCTGACGCGGATCCGGTGGGGCTCGATGGCGCCGTCCCGGTAGCGGCCGAGGATCTTCGCCGGCTCGTTCTCCAGCTTGTCCTCCTCGCCGCCGATGAACGGCACCACGTTGTCCAGGGCCTGCATGGAGGGCACGCCGGGAACTCCGGCGCCGGACAGGGCCTGGAGGGTCACCACGTGGGCCTGCTCGACGCCGAAGGCCCGGTCCAGCGGGCCCAGGGCCAGGGTCAGGCCGATGGTGGAGCAGTTGGGGTTGGTGAGGATGGCGCCGGAGCGGTCCTGGTGGGCCGCCAGCTCCAGGTGCTCGGGGTTGATCTCCGGCACCAGGAGGGGGACGTCCGGAGCCATGCGGTGGCTCTTGGCGTTGGATACCACCCAATGGCCGGCGTCCGCCAGGGCGGCCTCGGCCTCCAGGGCGGCGGCGGCGTCGAGGGCGGAGAAGACCAGGGCGCAGTCGGCGACGGCGTCCGGCGTGGTGGGGCGCACCGTCATCTTCGCCACCGCCGGCGGCAGGGGAGAGCTTTGCAGCCAGTGGGCGGCCTCACCGTAGGGCCGGCCGGCGGAGCGCTCGGAGGCGGTGACTACCGCCAGGCGGAACCACGGATGGTCCGACAGCAGCTCGATGAAGCGTTGGCCGACGCTGCCGGTGGCACCGAGGAGGGCGACAGGGATGCGTTCGTCGGGGACGGTGCGGGAAGAACTCTTGGAGGCGGTCATGGCATCACCTTGGGGGGATGAGTGTTGAGTGGCTCGGTAGCTTCAAGCCTAACGAGTCGTCAGTGGCTGCGCCACTCGCTTTCAGGGGCTACGCCACTCTGCGGCGGCGCGCAGCAGGTCGGCGAAGACGCCGCCGGCGGTGACCGCCGGACCGGCGCCGGGGCCGCGGACGATGAGGGGCTCGCGGTCGTAGAGACCGGTCTTGAGGACTACCAGGTTCTCGGTGCCGCGCAGCGAGGCGGCGGGGTGCTGCGGGGGCAGAGCCTCCAGGCCGACGGTGGCCCGCTCGCCGTCGAAGCGGGCCAGGTAGACCAGGCGCGAATCTCCAGCCTCCTCCAGCCGCTGGGCGAAGACCGGATCGAGCTCCGGCAGCCGCTCCCAGAGCTGCTCCAGGGTGAGCTGGCTCCAGGGACCGTCGGCGGGCAGTAGAGGCTCCACCACCACCTCCTCCGGCTCCAGGTCGAAGCCCCCCAGGCGGGCGAGGATCAGGAGCTTGCGGCCGACGTCGCCGCCCTCCAGGTCCTCTCGCGGGTCCGGCTCGGTGAGGCCCTGGTCGTAGGCCTCCCGCAGCGCCTGGCTGAAGGGGGCACCGTCGTGCAGGCGGCTGAGGACGAAGCCCACGGTGCCGGAGAGCACGCCCTCCACCGCCTGCAGACCGTCGCCGCTGTCCGCCAGATCTCGGAGCGGACCGATCACCGGCAGACCGGCACCGACGGTGGCCTCGTGGTAGAGCGGCCCGGCGGGAGGGCGCTGGTCCAGGGGGCCGGCGAAGGGGTGCTTGTTGGCGGTCACCACCGACACTCCCGCCTCGAGCAGGGGGCGATAGAGGGCGCCGAGAGTTGGGTCGGCGGTGCAGTCGAGGAAGACCGCCGGCCGCGGCCGGCGGGCGAGATCCTCGAGATGTTCCGCCAAGGGCCGGAGCTCTTCGCCGGCGGCGGTCTGCCGGGCCAGCTCCTCGGCGGCGGTGGCGGGGTCCAGGCCCGCGGGGTCGCCGAGAACGCCGCGGCTGTTGGCTACCGCCACCAGTCGCAGCTCCAAACCGCGACGGCGGGCGATCTCCTGAGAGCTGCGGGCGAGCTGGGTGAGCAGGGCGGCGCCCACCCGGCCGACCCCCGCCAGGTGCACGTCCACCCGCCGCAGGGGCTGGAAGAAACGGCTGTGGAGAGCGCGGACGGCGCGGGCTTCGTCCCGGGACGAGACCACCACCGAAATATTGAGCTCGGAGCTACCTTGGGCGATGGCTCGGACGTTGATGTCCCGCTCCGCCAGCACGCCGAAGACCGAGCTGGCGATGCCCGGGCGGTCGCGCATGCCGGTGCCCACCGCCGCCACGACTGCCAGGTTGTCCTCCACGACCAGCTCGTCCACCAGCCCGGCACGGCGCTCCAGGGCGAATTCTTCCGCCAGACAGCGGACGGCGCTGGGGATCGACTCCGGCGAGATGCCGATGCAGATGGAGTGCTCGCTGGAAGCCTGGGTGATGAGGATGACGTTGATGCGCTCCCGGGCGAGGGCGGCGAAGAGGCGCATGGCGATGCCCGGCACGCCCACCATGCCGTCGCCCTCCAGCCGCAGCAGAGCGAAGCGCTGGATGGAGGTGATGCCCCGCACCGGTGGACGGCTGGCTTCACTGCCTTCGGATTGTCGGCCCAGGGTGTCGTCCACCCGGGTGCCCGGGGCTTCGGGATGGAAGGTGTTGCGGATCCACAGCGGGATGCCGGCGCTGCGGGTGGGGTGCACGCTGGGGGGATAGACCACCTTGGCGCCAAAATGGCTCAGCTCCATGAGCTCTTCGTAGCTCAAACGGCGAATGGGCCGGGCCCCGGGGACCAGGCGGGGGTCGGCGCTCATGACGCCGTCGACATCGGTCCACAGCTCTACCGCGTCGGCATCCAGAGCGGCCCCCATCAGGGATGCGGTGTAGTCGGATCCGCCGCGGCCCAGGGTGGTGGTCTCGCCGGCGGCGGTGGCGGCGATGAAGCCGGTCATCACCTGTACTCGACCGACCCTGGGGCCGGTGTTGGAGAAGTGCTCCCGCAGGCGTTGGTAGGTGCTCTCGAGATCCACCTGGGCGTTGCCGAAGGTACCGTCGGTGACGATGAGGGGCCGGCTGTCGCAGGCTTCGGCGTCGACGCCGGCGCGGCGCAGGGCTGCCGCCACCGTCGGTGCGGAAAGGCGCTCGCCGTAGCTGAGCACGCTGTCGAGAGTGCGGGGGCTGACCTCGCCCACCAGGGAAATGCCGTGGAGTAGATCGTGGAGCTCCTCCAGGCGCTGTTCGCGGTCCTCGGCGAGGGTTTGTTCCGCCTCGTCGGCTGATCGTTCGTCGGCCTGACGGTGACGCTGCGCCAAGGCCTCCCAGCGGCCCCGCCAGCCACCGGCGGCGTCGCTGTCGTCGTCGGCCGCCGGCGAGGCCTGGCCTCGAGAAGTCCTCTGGGTGGCTTCCTGGGCCGCCGCCTGGGCCGCCGCCAACAAGGTGTCGGTGACTCCGCCGAAGGCCGAGACCACCACCGTCACGGGGCCGGCTTCCAGAGCCTTGCGGACGATGGCCACCACCGCCTCCACCCGCTCCGGGGATGCTACGGACGAACCGCCAAATTTGAGCACGCGCACGTCAATCTCCTCCCACCGTGTCCTCATCACCGGCGGCCGTGGCGACGGGCTCCCTGCACCGAGAGCTGCTAGGCCACCGGGAAGGGCGGAGCTTACTACAAGCCCCGCTGGCTTGATCCCGAACCATACTCGCCATGGTCCTTGGTGCAGCATGGGAGGCCGGCAGGATGCCAGCGCTCCCAGGTCGAGAGCCCCCCGCTGAGCCGCTGAGCCGCTGAGCCGCTGAGCCGCAGAGCAGCCGTCATCCGTCAGAGATTCTGCAACACTGGCAAAACCCGGGTGGGGGAGCCTACGTAAAAGCCGGTGAGGATGAGGCATTGCCGGCATGGATTGCTATCATCCCGTCAGCGACTCCGGCGGTGACATCAGCTCCTCGTTGCGGCGCTCCCGGCCGTGGCGTTTGAGGGTTTGGCGGCGCCGCCCGACTGCCAAGGAGGGTCTTCCAGCGCATGAACAGTTCTCCTCGTTCCACCTCTCGCTCTAGCCGCCGAGCCTCGTCTCGGCCCCCACGGGCGCTGGCCGCTCGCGCCACTGGTCGCCGAAGCCCCCTCGGCTCCCTGGGGGCTCTGCTCTCCGCCCTCACGGTTCTCTTCTTGCTCACCGGCTGCGCCAGCACCGGTGCCGACGGGGTGAGCAAGATCGCCGAATACCGGGATCAGAAGCTCAACCGCGAGGTGCGGTCCCTGGGCTTCGAGCCGGAGGAGCTGATCAAGCCATACCGCTTGACGCCGGAGATGCGCGAGTGGGTGCATACGGTGGTCCCCGCCACCGGCTCGTCGAAGGAACGCTTGATCATCCTGCTGGATTATTTGCTGGACGAGGACGGGGAGGCTCTGGGAGTGCGCTACGACTCCGGCTTCACGCCCACCGCCTCGGAGGTCTTCGATTCGCGGTTGGCCAACTGCCTGTCCTTCACTCACCTCTTCGTGGGGCTGGCCCGGGAGGCTGGCATGGACGCCTACTACCTGGACGTCAACCACGCCGAGACCTTCGAGCGGGACCAGGACCTCATCGTCCTCTCCGGTCACGTCACCGCCGGCTATGGCGTTCCCACGGATCCTCTGGTGCTGGAGTACAGCGTCGGCCCCGACGCCGACTATCGCTATGTCACCAAGCTGGAGGATCGCCGGGCCCTGGCCATGTACTACTCCAACCGCGGTGCCGAGGAGATGCGTCACGGCAATCTGGAGCAGTCCGTGGAGTGGCTGCGCACCGCCGTCACCCTCGACCACGAGCTGCCCGACGCCTGGGTGAATTACGGTGTCGTGCTGCGCCGCATGGGGGACCAAGAGGCGGCGGAGGAGGCCTACCGCAAGGCTTTGCAGGTCAATCCCCAGACCATCTCCGCTTATCAGAACCTGGCCACCCTCATGCGCCTCCAGGGACGCAGCACCGAGGCCGACGAGCTGGTGCGGGTGGCTCAGCGGCTGGGGGACCGCAATCCCTTCAACTACCTCAATCTCGGGGATTTGAACCTGCGCCGGGGAGAGATCGAGGCGGCGGAGACTTACTACCGCAAAGCCCTCAGTCTCTACGGTGAGCTGGCGGAGCCCTACGCCGCCATGGGCATCCTCGCCTATCACCTGGATCGGCCCCAGGAGGCGCGCAAATGGCTCCGCCGCGCCGAGAAGCGAGACCCCGAGAACCCCCGGACCCGCGCCCTGGCCCGCCGCCTGGACGCCGCTGAGCGGGGGGACGAGGGGATGGCCCGCATCGTCCAGCCCAAGGGCGAGCGGGGTTAGCAGCCCGTGGTAAAAGTCGAGCCGCGCTGCGAGCGGTCCTTTTCCGCCGAATCTTCGTTCGAAAACCTCGCCGATACCCGCATCGCCTGCGGTTTTCCGGCCTTGATTCGGCAAAAAACTGCTCGCTCTCGCTGGCGTCTGACTTTTGCCACGGGCTGTTAGCTGCCGGCCTACGATCGAGCGTCGACGGCCTTCGGCTCCGGAACGTAGTTTGCATTAAACTTGGAGTAGGGATGGCGGCTTGCCCACCGTCCCTCCTACAAAGAATTACTAGCGATCTATACGAGTCAGGAGCCAAGCATGAAAATCGATATCGGAATCGACAAAGCCCATCGCAGAGAAATCGCCGACGGTCTCTCCAAGCTGCTGGCGGATTCCTACACCCTCTACCTCAAGACCCACAACTACCATTGGAACGTCGAAGGGCCCATGTTCAACACCCTGCACCAGATGTTCGAGGAGCAGTACACCGAGCTGGCGGAGGCGGTGGACGTCATCGCCGAGCGCATTCGGGCTCTGGGTTTCCCGGCGCCGGGAAGCTATGAAGAGTTCCAGAAGCTCACCTCCATCGAACAGGAGAAGGAAGAGGGCATCGCCGCCGAGGAGATGGTCAAGCGTCTGGTGAGAAGCCACGAAGCGGTGGTCAAGACCGCTCGTTCGGTGCTGCCCAGCGCCGACAAGGCCACCGACGAGCCCAGCGTCGACCTGCTGGTGGAGCGCATGCGGCTGCACGAGAAGACCGCCTGGATGTTGCGCAGCATGGTGGCCTGAGGGATTTCCCTCTGCTAGTTCCCGCTCGCTAGCGGGCGGACTCTGACGACGGCGGCGAGGTTTCTCGCCGCCGTCGCTGTATCTGGAGCCCTGGCACTCGGGGAGCGGTGGCTCTACACTCCCTACCCATCATGACTCACGATCCTCGCCGCAGTGGCCTCTGGCGCTTGTTCATCGACACCGGCGGCACCTTCACCGATTGCCTCGCCGTCACTCCCCATGGAGAGCTGCGGCGGGCCAAGGTGCTGAGCTCCAGCGCTCTGCGGGGGCGGGTCGCCTCTTGGTCCACCGGGCGTCAGGCTTTGAGAGTCGAGCAGCCTTGGCCGCTGCCGAAGGATTTCTTCGCCGGCTACGCCCTGCGCCTCCTGGACGGCGGCGGCGAGGGAACGGTGACGGGCTGGAATCCGGAGACCGGAGAGCTCGGCGTGGAATGGCCAGCCGGAGCGGCGCCGCCGGTCTCCGCTGGTGCCGGCTTCGAGATCCGCTCGCCGGAGGAGGCACCGATCCTGGCCGCGCGGCTGGTCACCGGCACCGGTGCCGGCCGGCCGCTGCCGCCGGTGGAGCTGCGGCTGGCCACCACCCGCGGTACCAACGCTCTGCTGGAGCGCCGGGGCAGCCGCACCGCCCTGCTGATCACCGCCGGCTTCGGCGATCTGTTGGAGATCGGCACCCAGCAGCGGCCGGACCTCTTCGCCCTCGACGTGGTGCGGCCTCGGCCCCTCTATGAACGGGTGGTGGAGGTGGCGGAGCGCCGTGCCGCCGACGGCTCGGTGCTGGAGCCGTTGGATCTGGAGGGCCTGGAATCGGTGCTGGGCGAGCTTCTGGAGGACGGCGTGGAGAGCTTCGCCGTGGCCTTCGCCCACAGCTTTCGGCAGCCGGATCACGAATTGCGGGTGGAGGAGCTGTTGCTTCGCGGAGGAGCTCGTTGGATCAGCTCCTCGGCGCGCCTGGCGCCGCGCATCGGACTGCTGGCGCGGGCGCAGACGGCGGTGGTGGATGCCTATTTGGCGCCGGTGGTGGGGCGCTACGTCGAGCGGGTGGAAGGGGCCTTGGCGGTCGGTTCCCGGTTGTTGGTGATGACCAGCGCCGGAGGCTTGGTGAGCGCCGGCTCCTACCGCGCCAAGGACAGCCTACTCTCGGGCCCCGCCGGCGGGGTGGTGGGAGCGGCGGAGGCCGGGCAGCGTTCCGGCTTCCCCCGGGTGGTGGCCTTCGACATGGGGGGCACCTCCACCGATGTTTCCCGATGCGACGGCGCCTACGAGTACCGCTACGAGGTCGAGGTGGGGGGCGCCCGCCTGCTGGCTCCGGCCCTGGCCATCGAGACCGTCGCCGCCGGCGGCGGTTCGGTGTGCGGGTTCCGCGACGGCCGGGTGCAGGTGGGGCCGGAGAGCGCCGGTGCCGACCCGGGCCCGGCCTGCTACGGCGCCGGCGGCCCCTTGACCCTCACCGACGTCAACCTCCTCTTGGGTCGCCTCGACCCCCGGGGCTTCGAGATCCCCATCGAGAAGGAGGCGGCTCGCCAGGCCGCGGAAGATTTGGCCCGGAAGGTGGCAGCGGGAACTGGAGCTTCGCCGGAGGCAGAGGGAGGGGCGCCGCTGGAAGCCTTGCTCCAGGGCTTGCTGGACATTGCCGACGAGCGCATGGCGGAGGCCATCCGGGCCATTTCCGTGCGCCGCGGCTACGACCCCCGGGACTACACCCTGGTGGCTTTTGGCGGCGCCGGTGCCCAGCACGCCTGCTCGGTGGCCTCGGTGCTGGGCATGGAACGGGTGCTGGTGCCCGAGGATGCGGCCCTGCTCAGCGCCCGGGGGCTCTCCTCGGCGGTGGTGGAGCGCTTTGCCGAGGCCCAGGTGCTGCAGCCCTTGGCGGACGTGGCGGCGGGCCTGGAGGAGCGTCTCGCCACCCTCGGCGCCGAGGCTCGGCGGCAGGTAGTGGGGGAAGGCTTCGAGGACGATCAGGTGGAGATCCGTCGGCGGCTGGCATCGCTGCGCTTTGTTGGCCAGGAAAGCTCCCTGGAAGTGGCGGTGGAGCGGGGGGAGTCCTTGTTGGAGCTTTTCAAAGCCGCCTACCGGGAGGTCTATGGCTACGAGCCGGAGGATCGGCCGGTGGAGGTGGAATCGCTGCGGGTGGTGGCCTCGTCCCGGCCTTCCAAGCCCTTGGGAACCATGCCGGGAGAGGAAGGATCTTCCCAGGGCGCAGAAGATTCTTCCAACGGGAGGTCTGGGAATCAGGATGCAGGCCAGGGGGCCGTACGCACCGGCGGCCAGGCGGAGCTCCGACCGGCGCGACCGGCCGGTGAGCAGCGGGCCTGGATGGGGAGCGCCTGGCGCTCGGTACCGGTCTATCGCCGGGAGCAGCTTCGGTGCGGAGAAAGGCTGGAAGGCCCGGCGTTGGTTTTCGAGCTTCACAGCGCCACGGTGGTGACCCCGGGCTGGTGGGGCAGCGTGGACGCCGCTGGCGCGCTGGTGTTGGAACGATCCCGCGGGGAGGTTGATCATGCATCCTGAAGGTTCCCGCCCCGAAGCGGTGGAGCTGGCCCTCTTCACCCACCGTTTTGAAGCCATCGCCCGGGAGATGGGGGAGATGCTCCAGCGCACGGCGCTGTCCACCAACGTCAAGGAGCGGCTGGATTTCTCCTGTGCCCTCCTCGACGCCGATGGGCGGCTGGTGGTCAATGCTCCTCACATTCCGGTGCACCTGGGAGCCCTGGGGCTGTGCGTGCGCAAGGTGGCTGCAGTGCTCGACCTGGGGCCCGGGGACGTGGCGGTGACCAATCATCCGGCCTTCGGAGGCTCCCATCTGCCGGACGTGACGGTGATCACGCCGGTTTTCCTCGAGAAGGACGCCCTCAGTGAGGAGGGCGTCACTCAACTCCTGGGCTACGTGGCCAGTCGGGCCCATCACGCGGAGATCGGCGGCCGGCGCCCCGGTTCGATGCCGCCGGACGCCCGCACTCTGGCGGAGGAGGGGGTGGTGCTCGAGCCATCGCTGCTGCTGGCCGCCGGCGAGCCCCGCTGGCAGGAGATGCGGCGCCGGCTGGAAGCGGGGCCCCACCCCAGCCGGTCGGTGGCGGAGAATCTGGCGGATCTGGCGGCGGCAGTGGCGGCCAATCGCCGCGGCGCCGAGGCTCTGCGGCGCCTCGCCCGGTCCCACGGTGCCGCCAAGGTGGCGGAGCAGATGGCGGCACTGCAGGCGCTGGCGGCGCAATCCCTTTCGGAGGCGTTGGTGGCCCACGGCGACGGCCGGTATCAGGCGCGGGAGCTGCTGGACGACGGCACCCCCATCGCGGTGACCCTGGGACTCGCGGGGGGAAGGGGCACGGTGGACTTCACCGGGACGGGTTCGACGCACCCGGGCAATCTCAACGCGCCGCCAGCGGTGGCCACCAGCGCCGTGCTCTATGTGCTGCGCCTGCTCCTGGACCGCCCGCTGCCCCTCAACGAGGGCATGCTCGACCCCATCGAGTTGATCCTCCCCGAGGGCTCATTCCTGAACCCGAAGTTCCCGGAAGACCCCACTGCGGCGCCGGCGGTGGTGGGGGGCAATGTCGAAACCAGCCAGCGGGTGGTGGATACGTTGATCAAGGCGTTGGGGTTGGCGGCGGGCAGTCAGGGGACGATGAACAATCTGCTCTTCGGCAATGCCGGCTTCGGGTATTACGAGACGGTGTGCGGCGGCGTCGGCGCCGGCCCCGGTTTCGACGGCGCCTCGGCAGTGCACAGCCACATGACCAATACCCGCATCACAGATCCGGAGATCCTGGAGCACCGCTACCCGGTGCGCCTCGACCGCTTCGCCATCCGCCGCGGTTCCGGCGGTGCCGGGCGCTGGCGGGGCGGCGAAGGGGTGGTGCGGGAGCTGACGTTCTTGGAGCCGGTCTCCCTCTCCCTCCTCACTCAACACCGCCAAGCTGGCCCCTACGGCATCGAGGGAGGCTACCCCGGCACCCCCGGCCGCCAGCGCCTGGTCCGTGCCGGGGCGCCCCTCGAAGACGCCGAAGAGCTCGCAGGCATCGACGGCCGCGAGGTCGAAGCCGGCGACCGCTTGATTCTCGAAACCCCCGGTGGAGGAGGTTGGGGCGAGCCTAACCACGAATAGCAGACCCCTTTCCCCAGAGAGGTCAGCTTCAGCAAGCGATACCACTCCCGATCCCTTCCTCCCCGTCAGTCCCATGCCGACGAGCGGTATTGAGCGCGGAAGTGGTGGGCCACTACGACTGGATGCAGATGACCTACGGCTTTCCCGGCCAGGGCATCGAGCCCTTCACCCTGCTGCTGCCGGGCGACCTGGCCCTGCCGAGCCCGCCGGGCGCCATGGCTCTTTTGGGCTTCGACTTCGTCCACCTGCGGGGCGACGGCTACGCCATCGCTGGCCAGGATCTGTGGAACGACTTCTATGCCCGCGAGTTGATCGACGCGATCTTCGTCGGCGGCTTCGCAGGCCGCACCACCGACCGCTGGTCAGCGACTCTGTCCTGAATCACCCTTCTGCGCGAAGCGGCACGTAGGGCCGCGGTGCGAGCTTCTCGGTCGAGGGGCCGACCTCGGCCTCGTCGATCTCCAGCCGGTAGTCGGTGTCCAGACGCCCCCTCACGGTGAGCGGGAAGGAGCCGGGGCGGCGGTAGCCGGCGATGCGGAACTGGATCGTGCCTCTCTCGACTCGCCCTTCGGCATGGGCCACGATGCGGCCCGAGGTGCGGCGCAGGACTCCGTGCACGGTTTCGCGCTCAGCTCCGGGCGCGGTGAGCAGGAGATAGGCGGGGTACCAGGTGGCACTCACTGCCTCGAAGCCGGCGACGACGGCCAGGAGTGCCTTCTCACCCGCCAGTCGCTCCGGGCTCGGAAGGTCGTCGCGGAAGGTCACCATCAGCCGGCGCCGCAGGCATTCGATCTCGTAGGCCCGATCGGGTGACAGCTCGATGCCGCTGGGGGCTCGTCGCAGATCCCGCAAGCACGCTCCGAGTTCGTCGGGACGGGCAGGGCGGATCGGCACCCTGGCCGTTTGCTCCGTGGGCGTCCAGCCCGTCTGCTCGCCGTCGAGGTGCGCGTGATCACCCTCGCCGGGTAGGTCGTGGCGATGCTCGATCAGGCTCTCGGCGAACCGGCCAGCCTCGGCGACGAGGGAGTGGGGATCGTCCGCTTCCGTCTGGGCATGCCGGGTCAGCTCACGATCCTCGGCCGAGCCGAGTGCGCCCAGTGCCTTGAGGGCCGAGCGCCGGACCACCGGCTCGGAGTCGGCCGCCGCCCGGCGAAGGGAATCGAGGGCTTCGTCACCTCCGAGGCGCCAAAGGGCGCGCACGGCAGCCTGGCGAACCGCCGCGGGGCTGTCCTCGTCGTCCACGATACGGCCCAGCTCGCCGACGGCGCCTGGCCAACCCGTTTCGGTCAGCCAGAAGACGGCGCTCGTCCGGCCGAGCTCGGAGTCGGTGTCGTCGAGCAATGCTCGCAGCCGTTTAAGCGCGGTGGTGAACTCGGGATCGCGATCGCTACCGGGCTGCCAGCGGGGCAGCGGGACCGGTGGGCGCGGGGTCAGGCTCATCGATATCTCCGATCGTCGTGGGCATGTCTTGGGAGTGTCGGGTCAGGCGCAGGTCCATTCGACGGTGCAGTGCCGTCTCAAGGACGCGCCCTGCTCGGGCGTCAGCCGACCGCCGTTGGGGACGGATTCATACATCAGGTTGCTGCTGGAATCGTCGTGCAACAGGCCGAGGTAGTGACCGATCTCGTGGGCCAGCACCTGGGCCGTTCCGTCGATCACGGCTTCGAGGGCGATGACGCAGCCCGACGCTCCCAGCTCGTGGTCCGGGCAGCGGCCGAAGATCGGGCCGCGGCCGATGGTCGGACCGGCCCAGGTCTTGACCCAGAAGACGTCGATCGCCTCCGAGCCGAGGCCGAAGGTGTCGCGCAGCTCCCGGGCGTGCTCTGCGCTCTCGATCCACGGGAAGTCGCCGGCCTCGGCCAGGGGGATGCCCAGCTCGGCCGCGATGTCGATCCGCACCCGTGCCGGCTCGAGCAGGCGGTTCGCCAGGACGTGGGCGGCGGCGATCTCGAAGTCGTCGCCGTGGGTGAACAGCTCGGTGCCGACGCGGATGAAGTTGATCGAGACCCTGGGTACCAGCACCGCCTCGGCACAGGCGCGCAGGGCGAGAGGCGGCGAGAGCAGGGCCGGGCAGAGGGTCTGGCCGAGCGCCCACGAGTCGGCTCCGGGTTCCCGGCAGGCGGCCGCTCGGCGCAGGCGGATCACCGACACGGCGGCCGCATCATGCAGTGCTGCCGCATGATGCTCGCCTGCAGGTCGGTGATCTCGTCGAGCGGGCCGGCCCCGGTCGACGTCATCATGTTCTCGAGGCTCTTGGCCTCCGGATCGTCGAAGAGGAACGTATGGACATCGGTGTGGGACAACCCGAGGTAGTGGCCGAGCTCGTGGCCGAGAGCCCGGCCGATTGTGGCACCGCTGCCGCCACCCGAGAAGTCGACGATCAGGCCCGAGCCCTTGCCGTCGTTGTCGCAGCTACCATCGATCGGCGACTGCCCCGCCACGTCCTCGTCTTCCCAGACCAGAGAACGGACGAAGAAGGCGTCGATGCCGTCGTTGTCGCCAGCGAAGCTGAAGCTGTCGGTCAGCTCCTGCCCCTCCTCGCCGGAGGTGATCTGGTCGAAGCCTTGAGCGTCGGCGGCCAGGAGCTGGCCCCGTTCGATCCTGCCGATTCCGATCCCGACGTTACCGTAGACCCGCCGAACGAAGGCGATGGCGCCGTCGAGAAGCGAGTCCACCTGATCGGCGTTCGGAACCTGATCGAGGCCGACCGAGATCAGGTTGAGGTGGACGTGACGGAACCCGAGGCGAGCCGCCTGCAAGCGAACGCTGATGTCCGGATCGATGAACGGCGACCGTTCGGGTACCGAGCGATATCCGAAGAAGTGGTTGAGCACCGAGAGGCGCTCGGACGGGTCCGGCGCGTGGGGGCTTCCGGCTTGGACGCAGCCGATCAAGCGGCGAAGGGAAATCTCGTCCATTGACGGCACTCTACTGTAGAGCCACGAGGATCGGAATCATGCCGCGGCCCGCGGCCAGCGGTCGCAGCGCCTTGCCGATGACGCTGCCGAAAGCCTTGAGCGGGTCGGTGGCCTTCATGGCGTGGCCTTCCCGCGGCGCCGTCGTCAGCAGATCGCCGACCCCGATCGCGTCCTGGCTGGCGTCGACCTGGCAAAAGACCCGGCCGATCAAGGCCAGCGGCTTGCGCAGGCCCTCGTGGGTGCGGCCGAGGACGAGACCCGGTCGCAGGTCCCCGGCGCCCGAGAGCACGCCGGCGACTCGCTTGTCGTAGCCTGATCGGCTCGGCCGCAGGAGGCCGTCGTCGTCCAAGACCATCACGGTCCCCGGTGCGGCGTCGCAGCCGGGGGCGATCTCGAAGTCCTCGGCGCAATCGGCATTGCGCAGGATGATGTCGCCGGCATTTCCGTCGAGGTGGATGCTCGCCTTCTTCGGATCGTCGGTGGCGGTCGTGCCGGCGGCAAAGAGCATGATGTCGCCGTCGTTGTCGTGGCCGCCGAGCCAGATGTGGCCTCTCGCGCCGTCGATGCGTAGCTGCCGTTTGCCGTCGGGCGTGCGGCCGATGATCTCGCTCTTATCACCATCGAGGTGGAGGGTGGCCTTGGACAAATCGCTGTTGTCCGGCTCGTCGTGGTGAAAGAGCACGAGGTCGCCGTCCTGGCCTTGGCCGCCGAGCCACAGGTTACCGTTCGAACCGTCGAGGTGGGCGTGCCGCTT
Coding sequences within:
- the asd gene encoding aspartate-semialdehyde dehydrogenase, which produces MTASKSSSRTVPDERIPVALLGATGSVGQRFIELLSDHPWFRLAVVTASERSAGRPYGEAAHWLQSSPLPPAVAKMTVRPTTPDAVADCALVFSALDAAAALEAEAALADAGHWVVSNAKSHRMAPDVPLLVPEINPEHLELAAHQDRSGAILTNPNCSTIGLTLALGPLDRAFGVEQAHVVTLQALSGAGVPGVPSMQALDNVVPFIGGEEDKLENEPAKILGRYRDGAIEPHRIRVSAHANRVAVVDGHTLCVSVKLRDEASEDEVREAWESFRGEPQDRRLPSAPEQPVHYLPEDDAPQPRLHRDLDRGMAASVGRLRPCPLLDYKFVTLSHNTLRGAAGGALLVAELAAARGLIPGLDASRLDAQERPED
- the thrA gene encoding bifunctional aspartate kinase/homoserine dehydrogenase I, translating into MRVLKFGGSSVASPERVEAVVAIVRKALEAGPVTVVVSAFGGVTDTLLAAAQAAAQEATQRTSRGQASPAADDDSDAAGGWRGRWEALAQRHRQADERSADEAEQTLAEDREQRLEELHDLLHGISLVGEVSPRTLDSVLSYGERLSAPTVAAALRRAGVDAEACDSRPLIVTDGTFGNAQVDLESTYQRLREHFSNTGPRVGRVQVMTGFIAATAAGETTTLGRGGSDYTASLMGAALDADAVELWTDVDGVMSADPRLVPGARPIRRLSYEELMELSHFGAKVVYPPSVHPTRSAGIPLWIRNTFHPEAPGTRVDDTLGRQSEGSEASRPPVRGITSIQRFALLRLEGDGMVGVPGIAMRLFAALARERINVILITQASSEHSICIGISPESIPSAVRCLAEEFALERRAGLVDELVVEDNLAVVAAVGTGMRDRPGIASSVFGVLAERDINVRAIAQGSSELNISVVVSSRDEARAVRALHSRFFQPLRRVDVHLAGVGRVGAALLTQLARSSQEIARRRGLELRLVAVANSRGVLGDPAGLDPATAAEELARQTAAGEELRPLAEHLEDLARRPRPAVFLDCTADPTLGALYRPLLEAGVSVVTANKHPFAGPLDQRPPAGPLYHEATVGAGLPVIGPLRDLADSGDGLQAVEGVLSGTVGFVLSRLHDGAPFSQALREAYDQGLTEPDPREDLEGGDVGRKLLILARLGGFDLEPEEVVVEPLLPADGPWSQLTLEQLWERLPELDPVFAQRLEEAGDSRLVYLARFDGERATVGLEALPPQHPAASLRGTENLVVLKTGLYDREPLIVRGPGAGPAVTAGGVFADLLRAAAEWRSP
- a CDS encoding tetratricopeptide repeat protein, with translation MNSSPRSTSRSSRRASSRPPRALAARATGRRSPLGSLGALLSALTVLFLLTGCASTGADGVSKIAEYRDQKLNREVRSLGFEPEELIKPYRLTPEMREWVHTVVPATGSSKERLIILLDYLLDEDGEALGVRYDSGFTPTASEVFDSRLANCLSFTHLFVGLAREAGMDAYYLDVNHAETFERDQDLIVLSGHVTAGYGVPTDPLVLEYSVGPDADYRYVTKLEDRRALAMYYSNRGAEEMRHGNLEQSVEWLRTAVTLDHELPDAWVNYGVVLRRMGDQEAAEEAYRKALQVNPQTISAYQNLATLMRLQGRSTEADELVRVAQRLGDRNPFNYLNLGDLNLRRGEIEAAETYYRKALSLYGELAEPYAAMGILAYHLDRPQEARKWLRRAEKRDPENPRTRALARRLDAAERGDEGMARIVQPKGERG
- a CDS encoding Dps family protein; translation: MKIDIGIDKAHRREIADGLSKLLADSYTLYLKTHNYHWNVEGPMFNTLHQMFEEQYTELAEAVDVIAERIRALGFPAPGSYEEFQKLTSIEQEKEEGIAAEEMVKRLVRSHEAVVKTARSVLPSADKATDEPSVDLLVERMRLHEKTAWMLRSMVA